One window from the genome of Glycine soja cultivar W05 chromosome 12, ASM419377v2, whole genome shotgun sequence encodes:
- the LOC114380051 gene encoding auxin response factor 18-like, giving the protein MKEGEKVLDPQLWHACAGGMVQMPQMNSKVFYFPQGHAEHAHTNIHLRLPPFILCNVEAVKFMANPETDEVFAKLSLLPLRNSELGADSDGAGGDDVAEPSCCEKPASFAKTLTQSDANNGGGFSVPRYCAETIFPRLDYTAEPPVQTVVAKDVHGETWRFRHIYRGTPRRHLLTTGWSSFVNQKKLVAGDSVVFLRAENGDLCVGIRRAKKGISEGSGSGSSSVWSSASGSGNGNCGIGPYGPFSFFLKEENKMLRNGCGGNLSGRVKVRAEDVVEAVTLAASNKPFEVVYYPRASTPEFCVKASAVRAAMRIQWCSGMRFKMAFETEDASRISWFMGTIASVQVVDPIRWPNSPWRLLQVTWDEPDLLQNVKRVSPWLVELVSNIPLINFTPFSPPRKKLRPQHPDFPLDVQFPIPMFSGNQLGPNSPLCGFSDNAPAGIQGARHAQFGKSLSDLHLNNKLQLGMLPTNIHQLGVYNEISNGNMMTNHDKSKESLSCFLTMGKSTKSLEKSDDVKKHQFLLFGQPILTEQQISSCSGDVLSHRKRSVSDDKDKAKCLMDDSQSTLSQQFSPGKASSAEFSWQLGLDTGHCKVFLESEDVGRTLDLSLFGSYEDLYRRLAIMFGIERSEILNHVLYHDAAGAAKKTGEEPFSDFMKTAKRLTILTDSGSKNIKRAFITGTRNGEHGLDASNKTGPLSIFA; this is encoded by the exons atGAAGGAAGGTGAAAAGGTATTGGATCCGCAGCTATGGCACGCGTGTGCAGGTGGCATGGTTCAGATGCCGCAAATGAACTCCAAAGTCTTCTACTTCCCACAGGGTCACGCCGAACACGCCCACACCAACATTCATCTGAGGCTTCCACCATTCATTTTATGCAACGTTGAAGCAGTTAAGTTCATGGCGAACCCAGAAACCGACGAAGTGTTCGCGAAGCTGAGTTTGCTTCCTCTCAGAAACTCGGAACTCGGTGCTGACTCGGACGGTGCTGGTGGTGATGACGTGGCAGAACCTTCTTGTTGTGAAAAGCCTGCGTCTTTCGCTAAGACTCTGACTCAGAGCGACGCCAACAATGGTGGGGGGTTTTCGGTTCCGCGGTACTGCGCGGAGACAATTTTCCCGCGTCTGGACTACACGGCGGAGCCGCCGGTGCAGACGGTGGTGGCGAAAGACGTGCACGGCGAGACCTGGAGGTTCCGGCACATCTACCGAGGGACGCCACGTAGGCACTTGCTGACCACAGGGTGGAGCAGTTTCGTGAACCAGAAGAAACTCGTGGCTGGGGATTCCGTTGTGTTTCTGAGGGCTGAGAATGGTGATTTGTGTGTTGGGATTCGGAGGGCAAAAAAGGGAATTAGCGAGGGTTCAGGTTCAGGTTCATCATCTGTGTGGAGTTCAGCTTCTGGGTCTGGAAATGGAAATTGTGGGATTGGGCCTTATgggcctttttcttttttcttgaaagaagaaaacaaaatgttaAGGAATGGTTGTGGTGGGAATTTGAGTGGAAGGGTGAAAGTGAGGGCTGAGGATGTTGTTGAAGCTGTGACTCTTGCTGCTAGTAATAAGCCTTTTGAGGTTGTGTATTACCCAAGAGCTAGTACTCCTGAGTTTTGTGTTAAGGCTTCTGCTGTGAGGGCTGCTATGAGGATTCAGTGGTGTTCTGGGATGAGGTTCAAGATGGCCTTTGAGACTGAGGATGCTTCAAGGATAAGTTGGTTCATGGGAACCATTGCTTCTGTTCAGGTTGTTGACCCCATCCGCTGGCCTAATTCCCCTTGGAGGCTTCTTCAG GTTACTTGGGATGAGCCAGATTTACTACAAAATGTGAAGCGTGTTAGCCCGTGGCTTGTTGAGTTGGTATCTAACATTCCACTCATCAATTTCACACCCTTCTCTCCACCAAGAAAGAAGCTGCGGCCACAACACCCAGACTTCCCCCTTGATGTTCAATTTCCAATACCAATGTTTTCAGGCAACCAGCTTGGGCCTAACAGCCCCTTGTGTGGTTTTTCGGATAATGCTCCTGCAGGGATACAGGGAGCCAGGCATGCTCAATTTGGAAAATCTCTATCAGATCTCCACCTTAACAATAAACTGCAGTTGGGGATGCTTCCAACTAATATCCATCAACTTGGAGTGTATAATGAGATTTCAAATGGTAACATGATGACCAACCATGATAAGAGCAAAGAAAGTTTATCATGCTTTCTGACCATGGGGAAATCTACCAAGAGTTTGGAGAAATCTGATGATGTTAAGAAACACCAGTTTTTGCTTTTTGGTCAACCAATTCTCACTGAGCAACAAATTTCTAGCTGTTCTGGAGATGTGTTGTCTCACCGAAAAAGATCGGTAAGTGATGATAAGGACAAAGCGAAGTGCCTTATGGATGACTCGCAATCTACACTCTCACAGCAGTTTTCACCAGGAAAAGCATCTTCTGCTGAGTTCTCTTGGCAACTTGGCTTGGATACTGGTCATTGCAAAGTTTTCTTGGAGTCGGAAGATGTAGGAAGGACCCTAGACCTATCGCTGTTTGGTTCTTATGAAGATCTGTATAGGAGACTTGCCATCATGTTTGGGATTGAAAGGTCTGAGATTTTGAACCATGTGCTCTACCATGATGCAGCTGGTGCTGCTAAGAAAACCGGAGAAGAACCCTTCAg TGACTTCATGAAGACAGCAAAAAGATTGACAATTCTGACGGATTCAGGCAGCAAAAACATTAAAAG GGCCTTTATTACAGGAACTCGTAATGGTGAACATGGACTAGATGCATCAAACAAAACAGGCCCTCTGAGCATATTTGCTTAA
- the LOC114379088 gene encoding GATA transcription factor 11-like: MKDCWFFYNNFNGLSDESLDDVMDMEFLDLPLDFEDVETDAVEEQDWDAQFNKFLEDPPPPLGSFPLQSSEFCGQTQHENVKLGKSFRASLPKTVRPTYGKTIPIQNVSLKGKDLLQFQTNSPISVFESSSSSPSVENSNFELPVIPTKRPRNKRQRLSNISLLFSIPFILTSPTFQKCQRMIFSESDLQTQPAGELLCMVSKKLRKKDIPMLANRIEMKRSSSQESVALRKCLHCEVTKTPQWREGPMGPKTLCNACGVRYRSGRLFAEYRPAASPTFVSSLHSNSHKKVLEIRNRATQVTVR, encoded by the exons ATGAAGGACTGTTggtttttttacaataattttaatgGTCTGTCGGATGAGAGTCTCGATGATGTGATGGACATGGAGTTTTTGGATTTGCCCCTTGACTTTGAGGATGTGGAAACTGATGCTGTGGAGGAACAAGATTGGGATGCTCAGTTCAACAAATTCCTTGAAGACCCACCCCCACCACTTGGATCATTTCCACTACAATCCTCTGAGTTCTGTGGACAAACTCAACATGAGAATGTGAAACTCGGCAAGAGCTTTCGTGCTTCT CTACCAAAGACTGTCAGACCTACATATGGCAAAACTATTCCTATCCAGAATGTCTCTTTAAAAGGAAAAGATTTGCTCCAATTCCAAACCAACAGCCCAATTTCTGTTTTTGAAAGCAGTAGTAGTTCTCCCTCGGTTGAGAACTCCAACTTTGAGTTACCTGTCATCCCAACAAAGCGTCCCCGAAACAAACGCCAGCGTCTCTCAAACATCAGCCTGCTTTTCTCTATTCCTTTTATCCTTACTTCACCGACTTTTCAAAAATGTCAGAGGATGATTTTCTCCGAATCAGATTTACAAACACAGCCTGCTGGGGAATTATTGTGCATGGTCTCAAAGAAGCTGAGGAAAAAGGATATTCCCATGCTAGCTAACAGAATTGAAATGAAGAGATCCTCGTCACAGGAGTCAGTTGCACTCAGGAAATGCTTACATTGTGAGGTGACAAAGACGCCGCAATGGAGAGAGGGACCAATGGGTCCTAAGACCCTATGCAACGCCTGTGGGGTTCGATACCGATCTGGCCGGCTATTTGCTGAATACCGGCCTGCAGCTAGCCCCACTTTTGTATCATCATTGCACTCAAACTCTCACAAGAAGGTTTTAGAAATTAGGAACAGAGCCACCCAAGTGACTGTTAGATAA
- the LOC114378631 gene encoding uncharacterized protein LOC114378631 isoform X2: MGFGRNSTSRSGDYLEGMLNDYVGGRNKLKAQKSVATTKFVAALTCLQFFFAVYATFLLYYMGPSIDLRTKPEFTWATKIAQQWKQLMITPHVIGHYQEAASSLIKEDLLPTTPSQVCENEKIDFMQKKSNDVQMIKIKRELYDEVLNFQSKTIGTETLQELMAMKSKWDLKGPKRPKITVLLNHFKRKTLCAQLDSLLQQTLPFHHVWVLSFGSPNEVSLKRIVDTYNDSRISFISSSYDFKYYGRFQMALQTEADLVYVVDDDMIPGRKMLQILSHVAGTDKYKNSVLGSIGRILPFRQKDFTFPSYRKFRSKEAGLYLPDPAYDITVDKIVQVDFLSSSWFLSADLVKTLFIETPFTFSTGEDLHLSYQLQKYKNAGSFVLPVDPKDKETWGDSEHRLAYVSETTVIFKDVVQVRDDQWWKALSTGYVTQWAAMYPQKIDALFYAHSVDEVKVLAPLLEKFRSTVGKKAYIVVSGGNYCPCEDAARALKWPALVCKERRFKIFDLAVEALSGVSDSEAPVIHAVYTSLKGLIKIHNPSLVISVAEIDPHVRKALKMASETNSNGTTFVLLPSSSVSQVLWMADLRSTALPNWNRMRISVNIITQNRVNSLARLLKSLSNAYYLGDEIPITFNMDSKVDEATIRLVGSFEWPHGTKTLRRRIVQGGLIRAVSESWYPSSDDDFGLLLEDDIEVSPYYYLWIKYALMAYHYDPQVSLPELSSISLYTPKLVEVVKERPKWNATEFFKHIHPNTPYLHQLPCSWGAVFFPKHWREFYVYMNMRFTEDAKANPVQIPKSRTNGWQASWKKFLIDMMYLRGYVSLYPNFPQQASFSTNHMEPGAHISAKDNVVKHNKRDFEVPLMKEDFRNFLPAMKMPPAPRLPSLNLFNQPVSLKGLKAAGAKLGQDVLRCDNATEVVAVDKDTGLPHTCSKF; this comes from the exons ATGGGATTTGGTCGAAATTCGACCTCGAGAAGCGGTGATTACTTGGAAGGGATGCTCAATGACTATGTTGGGGGAAGGAACAAACTGAAGGCTCAGAAAAGTGTTGCCACAACTAAGTTTGTGGCAGCACTCACGTGCCTTCAATTTTTCTTTGCAGTCTATGCAACATTCCTATTGTATTACATGGGCCCTTCCATCGATTTAAGAACCAAGCCAGAGTTCACATGGGCTACAAAAATTGCCCAACAATGGAAGCAACTCATGATCACACCCCATGTTATTGGTCACTACCAAGAAGCTGCTTCCTCTCTCATCAAGGAGGATCTTCTTCCCACAACTCCTTCCCAAGTGTGTGAGAATGAGAAAATAGACTTCATGCAAAAGAAGTCCAATGATGTCcaaatgataaagataaagagaGAGCTCTACGATGAGGTGTTGAACTTCCAAAGCAAAACCATTGGCACCGAGACTCTCCAAGAGCTAATGGCAATGAAATCCAAATGGGACTTAAAGGGTCCAAAGAGGCCAAAAATCACAGTGTTGCTAAACCACTTCAAGAGAAAGACACTTTGTGCACAGCTTGATTCTTTGCTCCAACAAACCCTCCCTTTTCATCATGTTTGGGTGCTCTCATTTGGGAGCCCCAATGAGGTCTCATTGAAGAGAATTGTGGACACCTATAACGACTCGAGAATCAGCTTCATAAGCTCAAGCTATGATTTCAAGTACTATGGAAGGTTCCAAATGGCTCTTCAGACTGAGGCTGATCTTGTttatgttgttgatgatgaCATGATTCCTGGAAGGAAGATGCTGCAGATTTTGTCACACGTGGCTGGGACAGACAAGTACAAGAATTCTGTTTTGGGGAGTATTGGAAGGATATTGCCCTTTAGACAGAAGGATTTCACTTTCCCAAGTTACAGAAAATTTCGGTCTAAGGAGGCAGGGTTGTATTTGCCCGATCCTGCTTATGATATCACTGTTGATAAAATTGTGCAGGTGGATTTTCTTTCTAGTTCATGGTTTCTCTCAGCTGATCTTGTCAAGACACTCTTCATTGAGACACCTTTTACCTTCTCAACTGGTGAAGATCTTCACCTCAG CTATCAGCTTCAAAAGTACAAAAATGCTGGCTCATTTGTTCTTCCAGTGGATCCTAAGGACAAGGAAACTTGGGGTGATAGTGAACACAGGCTTGCATATGTGTCTGAAACCACAGTGATTTTCAAGGATGTGGTTCAAGTCAGAGATGATCAATGGTGGAAAGCACTTTCCACAGGTTATGTGACTCAGTGGGCTGCAATGTACCCTCAAAAAATTGATGCACTCTTCTATGCTCACTCAGTTGATGAAGTGAAAGTCCTTGCACCACTTCTTGAAAAGTTCAGGTCCACAGTTGGCAAGAAGGCCTACATTGTTGTCTCTGGAGGCAATTACTGCCCTTGTGAAGATGCTGCAAGAGCTCTCAAATGGCCTGCATTGGTCTGCAAGGAACGCCGGTTTAAGATTTTTGATTTGGCCGTCGAAGCCCTTTCAGGGGTGTCAGATTCTGAGGCACCAGTGATACATGCAGTGTACACCAGCTTGAAGGGTTTGATCAAAATTCACAATCCCAGTTTAGTGATCAGTGTGGCTGAAATTGACCCTCATGTGAGAAAAGCTCTCAAGATGGCCTCAGAAACCAACTCAAATGGCACCACATTTGTTCTTTTACCAAGTTCTTCAGTTTCTCAAGTTCTTTGGATGGCTGATCTGCGTTCAACAGCATTACCAA ATTGGAATCGGATGAGGATCTCTGTGAACATCATCACACAAAATAGAGTCAATTCACTAGCAAGGCTTCTCAAATCTCTCAGCAATGCCTACTATCTTGGAGATGAAATCCCCATTACTTTTAACATGGATAGCAAGGTAGATGAGGCAACTATAAGACTAGTAGGTTCATTTGAGTGGCCTCATGGGACCAAAACCCTGAGAAGGAGAATCGTCCAAGGAGGGCTCATCCGGGCTGTGAGTGAGAGTTGGTATCCATCTTCTGATGATGACTTTGGACTCCTACTAGAAGACGACATTGAAGTTTCCCCTTACTACTACCTATGGATCAAATATGCACTCATGGCTTACCACTATGACCCCCAAGTCTCTCTCCCTGAGCTCTCCTCCATCTCCCTCTACACTCCAAAACTTGTTGAAGTTGTCAAAGAGAGGCCAAAATGGAATGCCACAGAATTCTTCAAACACATCCACCCCAACACACCTTACCTTCATCAACTACCTTGCAGCTGGGGGGCAGTGTTCTTCCCCAAGCATTGGAGAGAGTTCTATGTGTACATGAACATGAGGTTCACTGAGGATGCCAAGGCCAACCCAGTTCAAATTCCAAAGTCTAGAACAAATGGATGGCAAGCTTCATGGAAGAAGTTCCTCATAGACATGATGTACCTTAGAGGGTATGTTAGTCTCTACCCAAATTTCCCACAACAAGCAAGCTTTTCAACCAACCATATGGAACCAGGGGCACACATTAGTGCAAAAGACAATGTGGTTAAGCACAACAAACGAGACTTTGAGGTGCCACTAATGAAAGAAGACTTTAGAAACTTTTTGCCAGCAATGAAAATGCCTCCAGCACCAAGGCTTCCATCTCTGAACCTCTTCAATCAACCAGTTTCTCTAAAGGGTCTCAAAGCTGCTGGAGCTAAGTTGGGACAAGATGTGCTTAGATGTGACAATGCCACTGAGGTTGTTGCTGTTGACAAAGATACTGGTCTACCTCACACTTGCTCCAAATTCTGA
- the LOC114378631 gene encoding uncharacterized protein LOC114378631 isoform X1 — MLEDIESSTQLCKMGFGRNSTSRSGDYLEGMLNDYVGGRNKLKAQKSVATTKFVAALTCLQFFFAVYATFLLYYMGPSIDLRTKPEFTWATKIAQQWKQLMITPHVIGHYQEAASSLIKEDLLPTTPSQVCENEKIDFMQKKSNDVQMIKIKRELYDEVLNFQSKTIGTETLQELMAMKSKWDLKGPKRPKITVLLNHFKRKTLCAQLDSLLQQTLPFHHVWVLSFGSPNEVSLKRIVDTYNDSRISFISSSYDFKYYGRFQMALQTEADLVYVVDDDMIPGRKMLQILSHVAGTDKYKNSVLGSIGRILPFRQKDFTFPSYRKFRSKEAGLYLPDPAYDITVDKIVQVDFLSSSWFLSADLVKTLFIETPFTFSTGEDLHLSYQLQKYKNAGSFVLPVDPKDKETWGDSEHRLAYVSETTVIFKDVVQVRDDQWWKALSTGYVTQWAAMYPQKIDALFYAHSVDEVKVLAPLLEKFRSTVGKKAYIVVSGGNYCPCEDAARALKWPALVCKERRFKIFDLAVEALSGVSDSEAPVIHAVYTSLKGLIKIHNPSLVISVAEIDPHVRKALKMASETNSNGTTFVLLPSSSVSQVLWMADLRSTALPNWNRMRISVNIITQNRVNSLARLLKSLSNAYYLGDEIPITFNMDSKVDEATIRLVGSFEWPHGTKTLRRRIVQGGLIRAVSESWYPSSDDDFGLLLEDDIEVSPYYYLWIKYALMAYHYDPQVSLPELSSISLYTPKLVEVVKERPKWNATEFFKHIHPNTPYLHQLPCSWGAVFFPKHWREFYVYMNMRFTEDAKANPVQIPKSRTNGWQASWKKFLIDMMYLRGYVSLYPNFPQQASFSTNHMEPGAHISAKDNVVKHNKRDFEVPLMKEDFRNFLPAMKMPPAPRLPSLNLFNQPVSLKGLKAAGAKLGQDVLRCDNATEVVAVDKDTGLPHTCSKF; from the exons AT GTTAGAGGACATTGAATCATCTACTCAGCTTTGTAAAATGGGATTTGGTCGAAATTCGACCTCGAGAAGCGGTGATTACTTGGAAGGGATGCTCAATGACTATGTTGGGGGAAGGAACAAACTGAAGGCTCAGAAAAGTGTTGCCACAACTAAGTTTGTGGCAGCACTCACGTGCCTTCAATTTTTCTTTGCAGTCTATGCAACATTCCTATTGTATTACATGGGCCCTTCCATCGATTTAAGAACCAAGCCAGAGTTCACATGGGCTACAAAAATTGCCCAACAATGGAAGCAACTCATGATCACACCCCATGTTATTGGTCACTACCAAGAAGCTGCTTCCTCTCTCATCAAGGAGGATCTTCTTCCCACAACTCCTTCCCAAGTGTGTGAGAATGAGAAAATAGACTTCATGCAAAAGAAGTCCAATGATGTCcaaatgataaagataaagagaGAGCTCTACGATGAGGTGTTGAACTTCCAAAGCAAAACCATTGGCACCGAGACTCTCCAAGAGCTAATGGCAATGAAATCCAAATGGGACTTAAAGGGTCCAAAGAGGCCAAAAATCACAGTGTTGCTAAACCACTTCAAGAGAAAGACACTTTGTGCACAGCTTGATTCTTTGCTCCAACAAACCCTCCCTTTTCATCATGTTTGGGTGCTCTCATTTGGGAGCCCCAATGAGGTCTCATTGAAGAGAATTGTGGACACCTATAACGACTCGAGAATCAGCTTCATAAGCTCAAGCTATGATTTCAAGTACTATGGAAGGTTCCAAATGGCTCTTCAGACTGAGGCTGATCTTGTttatgttgttgatgatgaCATGATTCCTGGAAGGAAGATGCTGCAGATTTTGTCACACGTGGCTGGGACAGACAAGTACAAGAATTCTGTTTTGGGGAGTATTGGAAGGATATTGCCCTTTAGACAGAAGGATTTCACTTTCCCAAGTTACAGAAAATTTCGGTCTAAGGAGGCAGGGTTGTATTTGCCCGATCCTGCTTATGATATCACTGTTGATAAAATTGTGCAGGTGGATTTTCTTTCTAGTTCATGGTTTCTCTCAGCTGATCTTGTCAAGACACTCTTCATTGAGACACCTTTTACCTTCTCAACTGGTGAAGATCTTCACCTCAG CTATCAGCTTCAAAAGTACAAAAATGCTGGCTCATTTGTTCTTCCAGTGGATCCTAAGGACAAGGAAACTTGGGGTGATAGTGAACACAGGCTTGCATATGTGTCTGAAACCACAGTGATTTTCAAGGATGTGGTTCAAGTCAGAGATGATCAATGGTGGAAAGCACTTTCCACAGGTTATGTGACTCAGTGGGCTGCAATGTACCCTCAAAAAATTGATGCACTCTTCTATGCTCACTCAGTTGATGAAGTGAAAGTCCTTGCACCACTTCTTGAAAAGTTCAGGTCCACAGTTGGCAAGAAGGCCTACATTGTTGTCTCTGGAGGCAATTACTGCCCTTGTGAAGATGCTGCAAGAGCTCTCAAATGGCCTGCATTGGTCTGCAAGGAACGCCGGTTTAAGATTTTTGATTTGGCCGTCGAAGCCCTTTCAGGGGTGTCAGATTCTGAGGCACCAGTGATACATGCAGTGTACACCAGCTTGAAGGGTTTGATCAAAATTCACAATCCCAGTTTAGTGATCAGTGTGGCTGAAATTGACCCTCATGTGAGAAAAGCTCTCAAGATGGCCTCAGAAACCAACTCAAATGGCACCACATTTGTTCTTTTACCAAGTTCTTCAGTTTCTCAAGTTCTTTGGATGGCTGATCTGCGTTCAACAGCATTACCAA ATTGGAATCGGATGAGGATCTCTGTGAACATCATCACACAAAATAGAGTCAATTCACTAGCAAGGCTTCTCAAATCTCTCAGCAATGCCTACTATCTTGGAGATGAAATCCCCATTACTTTTAACATGGATAGCAAGGTAGATGAGGCAACTATAAGACTAGTAGGTTCATTTGAGTGGCCTCATGGGACCAAAACCCTGAGAAGGAGAATCGTCCAAGGAGGGCTCATCCGGGCTGTGAGTGAGAGTTGGTATCCATCTTCTGATGATGACTTTGGACTCCTACTAGAAGACGACATTGAAGTTTCCCCTTACTACTACCTATGGATCAAATATGCACTCATGGCTTACCACTATGACCCCCAAGTCTCTCTCCCTGAGCTCTCCTCCATCTCCCTCTACACTCCAAAACTTGTTGAAGTTGTCAAAGAGAGGCCAAAATGGAATGCCACAGAATTCTTCAAACACATCCACCCCAACACACCTTACCTTCATCAACTACCTTGCAGCTGGGGGGCAGTGTTCTTCCCCAAGCATTGGAGAGAGTTCTATGTGTACATGAACATGAGGTTCACTGAGGATGCCAAGGCCAACCCAGTTCAAATTCCAAAGTCTAGAACAAATGGATGGCAAGCTTCATGGAAGAAGTTCCTCATAGACATGATGTACCTTAGAGGGTATGTTAGTCTCTACCCAAATTTCCCACAACAAGCAAGCTTTTCAACCAACCATATGGAACCAGGGGCACACATTAGTGCAAAAGACAATGTGGTTAAGCACAACAAACGAGACTTTGAGGTGCCACTAATGAAAGAAGACTTTAGAAACTTTTTGCCAGCAATGAAAATGCCTCCAGCACCAAGGCTTCCATCTCTGAACCTCTTCAATCAACCAGTTTCTCTAAAGGGTCTCAAAGCTGCTGGAGCTAAGTTGGGACAAGATGTGCTTAGATGTGACAATGCCACTGAGGTTGTTGCTGTTGACAAAGATACTGGTCTACCTCACACTTGCTCCAAATTCTGA